A single Actinomadura algeriensis DNA region contains:
- the rplJ gene encoding 50S ribosomal protein L10, whose product MAKDHKDAAIAELKNEFESSNGAVLTEYRGLSVAQVTELRGNLGEVARFRVVKNTLTKRAANEAGVDEQFRELLEGPSAIAFVRGDVVEAAKGLRDFAKANPALVIKGGYIDGQSMDAKQVTKLADLESREVLLAKLAGAMKGSMANAAALFNALPTQTAQLAEALRAKRESEGASAE is encoded by the coding sequence ATGGCCAAGGACCACAAGGATGCGGCCATCGCCGAGCTCAAGAACGAGTTCGAGAGCTCGAACGGCGCCGTGCTGACCGAGTACCGCGGGCTGTCGGTCGCGCAGGTCACCGAACTGCGCGGCAACCTCGGCGAGGTCGCACGTTTTCGCGTTGTGAAGAACACGCTGACCAAGCGCGCCGCGAACGAGGCCGGTGTCGACGAGCAGTTCCGTGAGCTGCTCGAAGGCCCGTCGGCCATCGCGTTCGTCCGGGGCGACGTGGTCGAGGCCGCCAAGGGCCTGCGCGACTTCGCCAAGGCGAACCCGGCGCTGGTGATCAAGGGCGGGTACATCGACGGTCAGTCGATGGACGCCAAGCAGGTCACCAAGCTGGCCGACCTGGAGTCTCGCGAGGTTCTCCTCGCGAAGCTGGCCGGCGCGATGAAGGGCTCCATGGCGAACGCCGCCGCGCTCTTCAACGCCCTGCCGACGCAGACGGCGCAGCTCGCCGAGGCGCTGCGCGCCAAGCGCGAGAGCGAAGGCGCGTCCGCCGAATAA
- a CDS encoding LppX_LprAFG lipoprotein has product MGAALLLSGCGGDGSGGTAANVNLSANEALLASSEQTSKADTFQADLTVTNEGDGGGKISASGQFQLRPTLKFSAQLDEATHGGSSIPGLQGRAIYTGDVLYAKVPQLARFVADGKPWVKIDVNQMAQRTGFDVQQLIDQVRKVNPAEQTKMLTGSDDARRVGTEEINGVETTHYEGTVTVQEALKQLDSQTREEVSRHLPKDADATIEFDLWTDGENLPRKLETNVRGDQGQAGKVTVLYSEYGESVSVNPPPADQVGTLSLESFLGGN; this is encoded by the coding sequence ATGGGAGCTGCGCTCCTGCTGTCCGGCTGCGGCGGGGACGGGTCGGGCGGCACGGCGGCCAACGTGAACCTCAGCGCGAACGAGGCGCTGCTGGCCTCGTCCGAGCAGACGAGCAAGGCCGACACGTTCCAGGCCGACCTGACCGTCACGAACGAGGGGGACGGCGGCGGGAAGATCAGCGCCAGCGGGCAGTTCCAGCTGCGGCCGACGCTGAAGTTCTCCGCGCAGCTGGACGAGGCGACGCACGGCGGGTCGTCGATTCCGGGCCTGCAGGGCCGCGCGATCTACACCGGTGACGTCCTGTACGCGAAGGTTCCGCAGCTGGCGCGGTTCGTCGCCGACGGCAAGCCGTGGGTGAAGATCGACGTGAACCAGATGGCGCAGCGCACCGGGTTCGACGTCCAGCAGCTGATCGACCAGGTCCGGAAGGTGAACCCGGCCGAGCAGACGAAGATGCTCACCGGCTCCGACGACGCCCGCCGCGTCGGCACCGAGGAGATCAACGGCGTCGAGACGACGCACTACGAGGGCACCGTCACCGTCCAGGAGGCGCTGAAGCAGCTCGACTCGCAGACGCGCGAGGAGGTGAGCCGTCACCTGCCGAAGGACGCCGACGCGACGATCGAGTTCGACCTGTGGACCGACGGCGAGAACCTGCCGCGCAAGCTGGAGACGAACGTGCGGGGCGACCAGGGGCAGGCGGGGAAGGTGACCGTCCTCTACAGCGAGTACGGGGAGTCGGTGTCGGTGAACCCGCCGCCGGCCGACCAGGTCGGGACGCTTTCCCTGGAGTCCTTCCTCGGCGGAAACTAG